One Phaseolus vulgaris cultivar G19833 chromosome 2, P. vulgaris v2.0, whole genome shotgun sequence DNA window includes the following coding sequences:
- the LOC137810621 gene encoding calmodulin-binding protein 25-like has translation MLRPPVSDSWLAEFFTRDTDSITRALQKSLSAAAVFPEDNDFTPFAATPDSAAAATTPTVSSLSGSDHDSAPRRRGPQTTGKISKRKSRASKRSQTTFITADPANFRQMVQQVTGVRFGSAAPIAPAVLKPEPQRPAGNIARFSGGAGCLPTLDTSAFLLDHTQQVVGHTSAGSGPGSGLSMPGTLPYAPALAALDSHAASFASAGLDFDTLSSFPTLESWKVM, from the coding sequence ATGCTTCGTCCACCCGTCTCCGATTCCTGGCTAGCCGAGTTCTTCACTCGCGACACCGATTCCATCACCAGGGCTCTTCAGAAATCTCTCTCCGCTGCCGCCGTCTTTCCGGAAGACAACGACTTTACTCCGTTTGCCGCCACTCCCGACTCGGCCGCCGCCGCCACCACTCCCACCGTCTCCAGCCTCTCCGGCTCCGACCACGACTCAGCTCCCCGACGACGAGGGCCGCAGACCACCGGAAAGATTTCCAAGCGGAAGTCGCGCGCCTCCAAGCGCTCCCAGACCACCTTCATCACGGCCGACCCGGCCAACTTCCGCCAGATGGTGCAGCAGGTCACCGGCGTCAGATTCGGCTCCGCTGCACCGATTGCGCCCGCGGTTTTGAAACCCGAGCCGCAGCGCCCGGCGGGGAACATCGCGAGGTTTTCCGGTGGCGCCGGGTGTCTGCCGACGCTGGACACCTCGGCGTTCTTGCTGGACCATACTCAGCAGGTTGTAGGTCACACCTCGGCAGGATCCGGGCCTGGCAGCGGGCTTTCTATGCCCGGAACACTCCCTTACGCCCCCGCCCTGGCGGCCTTAGATTCTCACGCTGCCTCCTTCGCTTCCGCAGGCTTAGATTTTGACACCTTATCCTCCTTTCCCACTCTGGAGTCGTGGAAAGTCATGTGA